The following coding sequences lie in one Myxococcus xanthus genomic window:
- a CDS encoding chloride channel protein: protein MGARHAANGPPGMDGAHGWGGFIRALKGSLTGPEQRFWLLVVAVGLIAGLGAVALLKVLRFTQQLFWRSTGEDFLAGVAAAPTWRRVLIPILGGALVTLLTLIVGRPMRGHGTAGIIESIWVKSGRLSLPRALLRGLVSILAVAMGAPLGREGALLSTGAASGSSLARWLRLGPGQARLLVACGASAGMASAYNVPIGAALFGLEVLLGSFALELFGPIVVSCVVATLVSRGLIADHPSFVIPHYTLLHPRELVLAMLLGVVLGVASAFYVRGINVMSDLLDRAAAWLAPFLPLLSMTVVGVTAVWLPQLLGNGYDAVNAALLSKLSLAHLLLLPLAKLALTATCAGAGVPGGLFTPSLFYGGLLGGAFGMLAEWVLPGGAPSGAYALLGMGAVLAGTTHASVSAVLLIFELTGDYPLVLPLMLSAVVSAVVSRRLEPESLYTSVLNRRNVRVPATVPHWLRQEGARALLKPVHQRVPPSAPLQEVLAFLLEQPLGQDLYVTDEAGRYRGALVLDQLKGHLPDHTQLHATIAADLMDVRVRPITPGLSLGEVAARFTATSLERLPVVDGERRLLGTISKQDVLKQGTF from the coding sequence GTGGGTGCCCGACACGCAGCCAACGGCCCTCCCGGCATGGACGGCGCCCACGGGTGGGGTGGATTCATCCGAGCGCTGAAGGGGAGCCTCACCGGCCCGGAGCAGCGCTTCTGGCTGCTCGTCGTCGCGGTGGGGCTCATCGCGGGGCTGGGCGCGGTGGCGCTGCTCAAGGTGCTGCGCTTCACCCAGCAGCTCTTCTGGCGCAGCACGGGCGAGGACTTCCTGGCCGGCGTCGCGGCGGCCCCCACGTGGCGCCGGGTGCTCATCCCGATTCTCGGCGGCGCGCTGGTGACGCTGCTGACGCTCATCGTCGGCCGGCCCATGCGGGGCCACGGCACCGCGGGCATCATCGAATCCATCTGGGTGAAGTCCGGCCGCCTGTCGCTGCCGCGCGCGCTGCTGCGGGGGCTGGTCTCCATCCTCGCCGTGGCGATGGGCGCGCCGCTGGGCCGCGAGGGCGCGCTGCTGTCCACCGGCGCGGCCAGTGGCTCGTCGCTGGCCCGCTGGCTGCGGCTGGGCCCCGGGCAGGCCCGCCTGCTGGTGGCCTGCGGCGCGTCCGCGGGCATGGCCTCCGCGTACAACGTCCCCATTGGCGCGGCGCTCTTCGGCCTGGAGGTGCTGCTGGGCAGCTTCGCGCTGGAGCTGTTCGGCCCCATCGTCGTCTCGTGCGTGGTGGCGACGCTCGTGTCACGCGGCCTCATCGCGGACCACCCCAGCTTCGTGATTCCCCACTACACGCTGCTGCACCCGCGCGAGCTGGTGCTGGCCATGCTGCTGGGCGTGGTGCTGGGCGTCGCGTCCGCCTTCTATGTGCGCGGCATCAACGTCATGTCGGACCTGCTGGACCGGGCCGCCGCGTGGCTGGCGCCCTTCCTGCCCCTGCTGTCCATGACGGTGGTGGGCGTGACGGCGGTGTGGCTGCCGCAGCTGCTGGGCAACGGCTATGACGCGGTGAACGCGGCGCTGCTCAGCAAGCTCTCCCTGGCCCACCTGCTGCTGCTTCCGCTGGCGAAGCTGGCCCTCACCGCCACCTGCGCGGGCGCCGGCGTTCCCGGCGGACTCTTCACCCCGTCCCTCTTCTACGGCGGACTGCTGGGCGGCGCCTTCGGCATGCTCGCCGAATGGGTGCTGCCCGGCGGCGCGCCCAGCGGCGCCTACGCGCTGCTGGGCATGGGCGCGGTGCTCGCGGGCACCACACACGCGTCGGTGTCCGCGGTGCTCCTCATCTTCGAGCTCACCGGCGACTACCCGCTGGTGCTGCCGCTGATGCTCAGCGCGGTGGTGTCCGCGGTCGTCAGCCGGCGCCTGGAGCCGGAGTCGCTGTACACATCCGTGCTCAACCGCCGCAACGTGCGCGTCCCCGCCACCGTGCCGCACTGGCTGCGCCAGGAAGGCGCCCGCGCGCTGCTCAAGCCCGTGCACCAGCGCGTGCCTCCGTCGGCGCCGCTCCAGGAGGTGCTCGCGTTCCTGCTGGAGCAGCCCCTGGGCCAGGACCTCTACGTCACCGATGAAGCGGGCCGGTACCGTGGCGCGCTGGTGCTCGACCAACTGAAGGGCCATCTGCCGGACCACACACAGCTGCACGCCACCATCGCCGCGGACCTGATGGACGTGCGCGTGCGTCCGATTACGCCCGGCCTGTCCCTGGGCGAGGTCGCCGCCCGCTTCACGGCGACCTCCCTGGAGCGGCTCCCCGTCGTGGACGGAGAGCGGCGCCTGCTGGGCACAATCTCCAAGCAGGACGTGTTGAAGCAGGGGACTTTCTGA
- a CDS encoding Ig-like domain-containing protein — protein MPSHAASPALPRAALARVTFFLVTLTGLLLAGPAHAATNAESAQRAINYLSADAANWSVRFGCTSCHRHGAAMFGLANARTTGYDLDALTYNGRTNRENLEFIAGRLVSEQRADGSWFHEGIFYPNAKTSYSAFGLAGYDAHLGTQYSDALVLAADWALTRQEATGRWREDFPFYPVGYGHVGVTARMMTAIAQARQRVDPARASRYQAALDRAADYVRAHMNDWTDGPATDGQRYTHQVAWAMVGLKAAGPGTNEVNTQALETLATRLLSTRAGGGAPGWGSLEGDVPDEFATGISLYALCLAGRKPGADGRMSEALEWLKARQAVNGSWGADTRYPDIPTTFASLGLACFGDYSVGVTVSGGTRRPFEHDLPRMQSVTYPVTVRNHGYRTDSYRLNTQGGLTGWTATLSRTTLELAPDTEATLTLTITAPEGLEPSLSSDVMVVAASQEAEGVKGSVRVTTYTNPPPPTDGVPTTTTLLSPMDGQLTVALNNTLSARVVDDRGWEARGPGMGVVTFSVAGVTVGADNDADGDGVYAFVWRPRASTWSELGVQDLRAVYSGVSLAPARENRLGSSASFAVEVHPSPFPAPSVTLCGLPDFTDALTLEVCGFVTPLAAGAEIDSATFLIQGVSHPVAPEPSGGYVDTVLPLVDGPNVIRLVATDSFGGIASEEAVVMVDNTAPELTFLSPANGAAMSSYSVDVRMVVRDWSPVRVETNWVQVTDVPAGGGDVTHRVDLWPGENLILVRATDSVGHVTERMLTVWVDAEAPWVSTGLPDGWLVGPQPGNAMPYDIGVYSASATTVTLSTGRTYTLPRGGGGVQATLDLVPGDNAFTIDVTSETGMRTTLSRTVRYDDAAPVASLLLPVPGQTYSGVIHITARVTDAVSGARWVAFTRDGSGIRTATLQPDGTWTAELDTRELVDGEHTVEVWMDDPAGNFAIQTFPFATRNPP, from the coding sequence ATGCCCTCACACGCCGCTTCCCCTGCCTTGCCGCGCGCCGCGCTCGCGCGCGTCACGTTCTTCCTCGTCACGCTGACGGGGCTGCTGCTCGCCGGGCCCGCACACGCGGCCACCAACGCCGAGTCCGCGCAGCGCGCCATCAACTACCTCAGCGCGGACGCGGCGAACTGGTCGGTGCGTTTCGGCTGCACGTCGTGCCACCGCCACGGCGCGGCGATGTTCGGCCTCGCGAACGCGCGCACCACCGGCTACGACCTGGACGCGCTCACGTACAACGGGCGCACCAACCGGGAGAACCTGGAGTTCATCGCCGGGCGGCTCGTCTCCGAGCAGCGCGCGGACGGCTCCTGGTTCCACGAGGGCATCTTCTATCCCAACGCGAAGACGAGCTACTCCGCCTTCGGGCTCGCGGGGTACGACGCGCACCTGGGCACCCAGTACTCGGACGCGCTGGTGCTCGCCGCGGACTGGGCGCTGACGCGGCAGGAGGCCACTGGCCGCTGGCGCGAGGACTTCCCCTTCTACCCGGTGGGCTACGGCCACGTCGGCGTCACCGCGCGGATGATGACGGCCATTGCCCAGGCCCGGCAGCGCGTGGACCCGGCCAGGGCCTCGCGGTACCAGGCCGCGCTGGACCGGGCGGCCGACTACGTGCGCGCGCACATGAATGACTGGACGGATGGCCCGGCCACCGACGGCCAGCGCTACACGCACCAGGTGGCGTGGGCCATGGTGGGACTCAAGGCCGCCGGCCCGGGCACCAACGAGGTGAACACCCAGGCCCTGGAGACCCTGGCCACGCGGCTTCTGTCCACGCGCGCGGGCGGAGGCGCGCCGGGCTGGGGCTCGCTGGAAGGCGACGTGCCGGACGAGTTCGCCACCGGCATCTCCCTGTATGCCCTGTGCCTGGCGGGCCGGAAGCCCGGCGCGGACGGGCGCATGTCGGAGGCGCTGGAGTGGCTCAAGGCACGGCAGGCGGTGAACGGGAGCTGGGGCGCGGATACGCGCTATCCGGACATCCCCACCACCTTCGCCTCGCTGGGGCTGGCGTGCTTCGGCGACTACAGCGTGGGCGTCACCGTGAGCGGCGGGACGCGCCGGCCCTTCGAGCATGATTTGCCACGCATGCAGTCCGTCACCTACCCCGTCACGGTGCGCAACCATGGCTACCGGACGGACAGCTACCGGCTGAACACCCAGGGCGGCCTCACCGGTTGGACGGCGACGCTGAGCCGCACCACGCTGGAGCTGGCACCGGACACCGAGGCCACCCTCACGCTCACCATCACCGCGCCGGAGGGGCTGGAGCCGTCGCTCTCCTCGGACGTCATGGTGGTGGCGGCCTCCCAGGAAGCGGAGGGAGTGAAGGGCTCGGTGCGCGTCACCACCTACACCAACCCGCCGCCGCCCACCGACGGCGTGCCCACCACCACCACGCTGCTTTCGCCCATGGACGGACAGCTCACGGTGGCGCTGAACAACACCCTGTCCGCGCGCGTGGTGGATGACCGCGGCTGGGAGGCGCGAGGCCCGGGCATGGGCGTGGTGACGTTCTCCGTGGCGGGCGTCACGGTGGGCGCGGACAACGACGCGGACGGGGACGGCGTCTACGCCTTCGTGTGGCGGCCGCGCGCCTCCACCTGGAGCGAGCTGGGCGTGCAGGACCTGCGCGCGGTGTACTCGGGCGTGTCGCTGGCGCCCGCGCGGGAGAACCGGCTGGGCAGCTCCGCGTCGTTCGCGGTGGAGGTGCACCCGTCCCCCTTCCCCGCGCCGTCGGTGACGCTGTGCGGACTGCCGGACTTCACGGACGCGCTGACGCTGGAGGTGTGCGGCTTCGTCACGCCGCTGGCGGCGGGCGCGGAAATCGACTCGGCCACCTTCCTCATCCAGGGCGTCAGCCACCCGGTGGCCCCCGAGCCCAGCGGCGGCTACGTGGACACGGTGCTGCCGCTGGTGGACGGGCCCAACGTCATCCGGCTGGTGGCCACCGACTCGTTCGGCGGCATCGCCAGCGAGGAAGCCGTGGTCATGGTGGACAACACCGCGCCGGAGCTCACCTTCCTCTCACCGGCCAACGGCGCGGCCATGAGTTCCTACAGCGTGGACGTGCGGATGGTGGTGCGTGACTGGTCGCCGGTGCGCGTGGAGACCAACTGGGTGCAGGTGACGGACGTGCCCGCGGGCGGCGGGGACGTGACGCACCGGGTGGACCTGTGGCCGGGGGAGAACCTCATCCTGGTGCGCGCCACGGATTCGGTGGGCCACGTCACGGAGCGGATGCTGACGGTGTGGGTGGACGCGGAGGCGCCGTGGGTGTCCACGGGTCTGCCGGACGGGTGGCTCGTCGGGCCGCAGCCGGGGAACGCGATGCCCTACGACATCGGCGTGTACTCCGCGTCCGCGACCACGGTGACGCTGTCCACGGGGCGGACGTATACGCTGCCCCGGGGTGGCGGCGGCGTGCAGGCGACGCTGGACCTGGTGCCCGGGGACAACGCGTTCACCATCGACGTGACGAGCGAGACGGGCATGCGCACCACGCTGTCGCGCACGGTGCGCTACGACGACGCCGCGCCGGTGGCCTCACTGCTGCTGCCGGTGCCGGGGCAGACGTACAGCGGAGTGATTCACATCACCGCGCGGGTGACGGACGCAGTGAGCGGCGCGCGGTGGGTGGCCTTCACCCGGGATGGCTCGGGCATCCGGACCGCCACGCTCCAGCCGGACGGCACCTGGACGGCGGAGCTGGACACGCGCGAGCTGGTGGACGGCGAGCACACCGTGGAGGTGTGGATGGATGACCCGGCGGGGAACTTCGCCATCCAGACGTTCCCCTTCGCCACGCGGAACCCGCCGTAG
- a CDS encoding helix-turn-helix domain-containing protein, with protein sequence MDTELASMLGAASRAARVRMGLTQADVAERIGMASEVYGRLERGHMLPSVQNLRRLCMVLNVPPHELLGLGEGFTAPPPVKEKAAAKNREEDTPEMRRLMRNLRKLTAVQLKLMNLVASAMQHKKK encoded by the coding sequence ATGGACACAGAACTGGCGAGCATGCTGGGGGCCGCGTCGAGGGCCGCCCGGGTGCGGATGGGGCTGACGCAGGCGGATGTCGCCGAGCGCATTGGCATGGCGTCGGAGGTGTACGGGCGGTTGGAGCGCGGCCACATGCTGCCCAGCGTCCAGAACCTGCGCCGGCTGTGCATGGTGCTGAACGTGCCGCCCCACGAGCTGCTGGGCCTGGGCGAGGGCTTCACCGCCCCGCCGCCGGTGAAGGAGAAGGCCGCCGCGAAGAATCGCGAGGAGGACACACCGGAGATGCGGCGGCTGATGCGCAACCTGCGCAAGCTGACGGCGGTGCAGTTGAAGCTGATGAACCTGGTCGCCTCGGCGATGCAGCACAAGAAGAAGTAG
- the egtB gene encoding ergothioneine biosynthesis protein EgtB: MFQMAEERSHPREEGGAHPPWKSRAWTELETARARVLAMLGGLPEDELRRQHSPLMSPLIWDVAHVANYEEQWLLRALGAPAITEPAFDAIYDAFRHPRSTRAELPLLPPEAAFAYARRVREAVREHLHRLPEDSTAPLLVGGYVFGMVAQHEQQHAETLAATLQLMTSPEYHVPSARPRPRPGAVPQAEVFIPGGEVRLGSTSPWAYDNERPAFSQYVAPFLMDAHPVTNGDYLVFVEAGGYEDPRWWDPKGWEAVQAAGLKSPGFWLPQGNHTWLRRRFGQVEPLPKDEPVQHVCWYEADAYARWAGKRLPTEAEWEKAARGSDGRPREYPWGDTPPTRAHANLDGGTWGPAPVGSHPRGVSQDGVWGLLGDVWEWTASDFRPYAGFSAFPYPEYSEVFFGESYKVLRGGAWASAPVAVRNGFRNWDFPNRRQIFAGFRCARNAR, from the coding sequence ATGTTCCAAATGGCCGAGGAACGGAGTCACCCGCGAGAGGAAGGCGGGGCCCATCCACCCTGGAAGTCCCGTGCCTGGACCGAGCTGGAGACGGCGCGCGCGCGCGTGCTGGCGATGCTCGGCGGGCTGCCCGAGGACGAGCTGCGCCGTCAGCATTCGCCGCTCATGTCGCCGCTCATCTGGGACGTGGCGCACGTGGCCAACTATGAGGAGCAGTGGCTGCTCCGGGCGCTGGGGGCGCCGGCTATCACCGAGCCGGCGTTCGACGCCATCTATGACGCCTTCCGGCACCCGCGCTCCACGCGCGCCGAGCTGCCGCTGCTGCCGCCCGAGGCCGCCTTCGCCTACGCGCGGCGCGTGCGTGAGGCGGTGCGCGAGCACCTGCACCGGCTGCCCGAGGACAGCACCGCGCCGCTGCTGGTGGGCGGCTACGTCTTCGGCATGGTGGCGCAGCACGAACAGCAGCACGCGGAGACGCTGGCCGCCACGCTGCAACTGATGACGTCGCCGGAGTACCACGTGCCCTCGGCGCGCCCGCGGCCCCGGCCCGGCGCCGTGCCTCAGGCAGAGGTCTTCATCCCCGGCGGCGAGGTGCGGCTGGGCAGCACGTCGCCGTGGGCCTACGACAACGAGCGGCCCGCGTTCTCCCAGTACGTCGCTCCGTTCCTGATGGACGCGCACCCCGTCACCAACGGCGACTACCTCGTCTTCGTGGAGGCGGGTGGCTACGAGGACCCGCGCTGGTGGGACCCCAAGGGCTGGGAGGCCGTCCAGGCAGCGGGGCTGAAGTCCCCGGGCTTCTGGCTTCCCCAGGGCAACCACACCTGGCTGCGGCGGCGCTTTGGCCAGGTGGAGCCGCTGCCCAAGGACGAACCGGTGCAGCACGTGTGCTGGTACGAGGCGGACGCCTACGCGCGCTGGGCCGGCAAGCGGCTGCCCACCGAGGCCGAGTGGGAGAAGGCCGCGCGCGGCAGTGACGGCCGCCCCCGCGAGTACCCCTGGGGCGACACGCCGCCCACCCGGGCCCACGCCAACCTGGACGGAGGCACGTGGGGCCCGGCGCCCGTGGGCAGCCATCCGCGAGGCGTCAGCCAGGACGGCGTCTGGGGACTGCTGGGCGACGTGTGGGAATGGACCGCGAGCGACTTCCGCCCGTACGCGGGCTTCAGCGCCTTCCCGTACCCCGAGTACTCCGAGGTGTTCTTCGGCGAGTCCTACAAGGTTCTCCGAGGAGGCGCGTGGGCCAGCGCACCGGTCGCGGTGCGCAACGGCTTTCGCAATTGGGACTTCCCCAACCGCCGGCAGATTTTCGCCGGCTTCCGCTGTGCACGGAACGCGAGGTGA
- the egtD gene encoding L-histidine N(alpha)-methyltransferase, with the protein MRVTTVPTVATPGEDAQHTPGVQVDVYVKPGDAKRALREEALQGLCGTPKELSPKWLYDERGSQLFDDITRLPEYYPTRREREILLAHAGDIARLSGADTLIELGSGTSEKTRLLLDALEEAGRLARFVPFDVSEAFLRRAASGLAREYPGITVHAVVGDFERHLGQLPNGGRRLVAFLGGTIGNLKPAQRALFLRQLSAGLQPGDGLLLGTDLIKDRERLYAAYNDSAGVTAAFNRNVLKVLNRELGGDFDPDAFEHFAPFDEKNAWIEMRLVSRRAQTVWLSTLRKQVDFTEGEVLRTEVSCKFHQQQVASELSAAGLTLAEWWTDAAGDFALSLAFKR; encoded by the coding sequence ATGCGGGTGACGACGGTACCGACGGTGGCGACTCCGGGTGAAGACGCGCAGCACACGCCGGGAGTCCAGGTGGACGTTTACGTGAAGCCGGGCGACGCGAAGCGCGCCCTGCGGGAAGAAGCGCTCCAGGGACTGTGCGGCACGCCCAAGGAGCTATCTCCCAAGTGGCTCTACGACGAGCGCGGCAGCCAGCTCTTCGACGACATCACCCGGCTGCCGGAGTACTACCCGACGCGGCGCGAGCGGGAAATCCTGCTGGCCCATGCCGGTGACATCGCCCGCTTGAGCGGCGCGGACACGCTCATCGAGCTGGGCAGCGGCACCAGCGAGAAGACGCGCCTGCTCCTGGACGCGCTGGAGGAGGCGGGCCGGCTGGCGCGCTTCGTCCCCTTCGACGTGAGCGAGGCCTTCCTGCGGCGCGCGGCGTCGGGCCTGGCGCGCGAGTACCCGGGCATCACCGTGCACGCCGTGGTGGGCGACTTCGAGCGCCACCTGGGCCAGCTCCCCAACGGCGGCCGGCGGCTCGTGGCCTTTCTGGGCGGCACCATCGGCAACCTGAAGCCGGCGCAGCGCGCGCTCTTCCTGAGGCAGCTCTCCGCCGGGCTGCAGCCGGGAGACGGGCTGCTCCTGGGCACCGACCTCATCAAGGACCGCGAGCGGCTGTACGCCGCCTACAACGACAGCGCGGGCGTGACGGCCGCGTTCAACCGCAACGTGCTCAAGGTGCTCAACCGCGAACTGGGCGGGGACTTCGACCCGGACGCCTTCGAGCACTTCGCGCCCTTCGACGAGAAGAACGCCTGGATTGAGATGCGCCTGGTGTCCCGGCGCGCGCAGACGGTGTGGCTGTCCACGCTGCGCAAGCAGGTGGACTTCACCGAAGGGGAGGTGCTGCGCACGGAGGTGAGCTGCAAGTTCCACCAGCAGCAGGTGGCATCCGAGCTGTCGGCCGCGGGACTCACGCTGGCCGAGTGGTGGACGGACGCCGCGGGCGACTTCGCCCTCTCCCTGGCCTTCAAGCGCTGA